GTCCACGCTTCTTCCTTGAGACCTCCTCACCCGGCTCCCAAAGGGGCTGGTGCAGAAGGGCAAGCTGACCTCTGCCCTcggcccagccccactccccagcactaGGCAGGCATTGCTCAGGGGACGTCATAGTCTGGAATGGGAGAGTCCTCTCCCTGGCAGACACTTAGACCAGCTGCCCCGAGCTCTGACTGCTCACCTGGGACAGGCGTGGGGGCCTCTCGCCTCCCGCAGGACCATCTTGGAGTTTTGCAGCCCCTGGGTTTGAACTGTGCTCCCTGCTGGAGAGACCTGAAAATGCTTCCAAACAACCCTCTGGCCCCCATCAccgcacacacacagcccggtgtAGGACGGCAAGGGCCGGGGTCTCAGAACCTTGGGGCGGAGTCTCTGGCAGGCTCCTTTACCGGCAGCATTGGGAAAGGTGGTGGCATTTATCCCCACAGCCGAGTCTTGCCCAGGTGCGCTGGGCACTGTGGGGGTCACTTCAGACAGAGCTTTATTGGCTGGCTGGCCCCAGCTGGCCCCTGATGGCAGCTTGCCTCCTGCCGTAACACAGACTCCTCCGCCTGCtgaccccactcctctgcctgcccttcctccccccagccttcctcctcctcctcgctgtcGGAGTCCTCATAGAGGCTGATGGTGGCTTGCACAGGGaagttctccagcagcttctCCCCCTCACTGTACAGGTAATCGAAGGATTTGGAGCGGGGCCAGAAGAGTCTGTGGGGAAAACATGCTTGACAAATACAGGTTCCTTTGCTTCCTCTTTGGAAAGCCCAGGGGTGTGAAAGAGGCACCACATCCTGCATGGGGCCCAgcactgggctagcagggggttgcaggtcaggagtgagaggCATCAGCACAGCTGCGTGTGGGGCTGCAAGGCAGCCTTGTGGGGTCTTGGCAGACCTATGGGGCAAAGGCAGGGTGGGACTGGCCAAGCACGGGGGCACTGCAGGGCTGGCCAGTGGGGCATTGGCCGAGCCAAGTGCACGAAGTTGACACTGCACTCTAGTGAGCACCATGAGCACTGGTTACCCGCCCCAGCGAACAGAAACAAGCAGCCTGCCTGCCATCACTGTGGGATGCACGTACCTGACGGGGTGCCGGAACAGTGCTGATGCCTTGCCAGAGCCACCATCCACCATTGTCTCGCTGCCACGGGCCTTGGGAAACACAGAACAGGAATTCGGATGCATGCCTTCAGCACCTACGCTGCAACCTCCCCCCAGCATGAGGGATGGGGGCAAGTTAGGATCCCTTTGGGGGCTGATGGGATTCCAGGGGCAGGGATGGCGGATGCACTGGGAGAGCCCAGGGATCTCCTGCTGGGAAAAACAGGATGTAACTAAGCAAAGGAAAAGTTAGTTTGACTAGCAGGAAAGATTGGCCTGCCAGTGGGATCTCTTGGGCCATGGGATCATCTGTCAAGGGAAGAAGGAGCAGCTCCGGCACACAGGACCCACCAGCTTAGATGAAAGATCAgccattgttgtttgcagtgctgttgtagccggGTTGGCCCcaggaaatcagaaagacaaagtgggtgaggtcatGTCTTCTATTATCTTAAtatttctcaccaacagaagttgggccaataaaagatatgacctcacccacctcatcagACTAGATCAGAGACTAGGTCCATATGGCCTGTctctggcaggggccagcagtcaaaaaagcaaacagaacgctggtaatcattaagaaagggatagataataaaaccgaaaatatcatattgcctctatataaatccagggtacaccccctccacccccccactgttcctcagacgttcttgttaactactggaaatggcccaccttgattatcactgcaaagggttttctccccccctcactctcctgctggtaatagctcatcttaagtgatcactctccttacagtgtgcatgataaacactcattgtttcatgttctgtgtgtatataaatcgcctcactgtattttccactgaatgcatccgatgaagtgagctgtagctcacaaaagcttatgctcaaataaattggttagtctcaaaggtgccacaagtccttttcatcttaaatactgcctgcagatgtggtcgccccatgtcaaaaaagatatattggacttggaaaaggttcagaaaagggcaacaaaaatgatcaggggtatggaacagcttccgtatgaggagagattaataagagtgggacttttcagcttggaaaagagacgactaaggggggatatgataaaggtctataaaatcttgactggtattgagaaagtaaataaggaagtgttatttactccttctcaaaacacaagaactaggggtcaccaaatgaaattaacaggcagccggtttaaaacaaagaaaaggaagtatttcttcacacaacacacagtcttTTGCCAGAGCATGTTGTGCAGGCCAAgacgataacagggttcaaaaaagaactagataaattcatggaggataggtccatcaataactATTATCctagatgggcagggatggtgtccctagccgctgtttgccagaagctaggaatgggcgacaggggatggagcatttgataattacctgttctgttcattccctctggggcacctggcactggccactgtcagaggacaggatactgggctaggtggacctgtgatctgacccagtatggccactcttatgttccgcaccagctgctgcagagggagaACCTGCAAGCAGGCGGTGAGGGACTAACCTCCCTGCAGGGAGAGTGGCGTTCTTACTCCCACTAGTAAGAGTTGGGCTCATAGCCCGAACACGGAGGGGTCACACCTTTTGCTCTAGCTGATTCAATTTTTCCGTGGTGCCTATTCTAACCCCAGGATGTTAGTATGCTTTTATGAGCcctgctaaactcttggcctcTGTGATGCTTTGTGGCAGAGAGTCCCGCAGGCTAACTGTGTGGTGCCCAGCAGGAAAGTATTTCCTTGAACCAGTTCTGAATTTGCCTCCCACCAGCATCCCCTTGTACTTGTGTTAGACCCAGCCCCTTCACTGATGCATGCACTGTAGGGACCAGCCTGCATAGGCCAGAAGAGGAGGTGAGtcctctcccagctctggagTGTCCAGTGCTTTCCCTGTAGGTCAGGCAGGATAGGAGAGCAGCAATGGCATGAGATGAAGAGAGGGGACGTTTAGGCTGAATAGCAGAAAAAGGTTCCTGCTCGTGAGATGTGGGAGGCTGTGGGACCTGCTCCCAGCAGAGAGTGGGGAGCCCTGTTGCTAGCCCGGCTGGGACGGCAGCCCTGGCATGAGGAGCCAGCTGCCCTTCTGGGACTTTGTCGTCTCTCCTGGGATCTGTGGCTCCTTTGCCTATTGGTATTCTCCAATGAGGCAGGGCACATGAGCAGTGCAGGGAGTAGGGAGGCCATGCTGGCCGCTCCCCATCCCTGGGGGAATCACACCCAGCAAGGCAGATTTCCTTCCCTTCCGGCTGGCTGCCACCCACGCTGAGAGGGTGAGCCTGCTAAGGGGACACGGTCTGGCCTCCTCCACACCCCAGCCTCACTGAACACACTCCCTGGTGCCCACAGCAAAGACGAGGGCCAGGGAGGAAGCTGGCTCTACCCTCGGGAGGGCTTTATCCATTGTAATCTCTCCCTGTGCCAAACCCCTGCCTAGCGCAGCTAACCCCTGAGGAATCCCAGCCCTGGCCAGGGAAGAGGCATCCCTttcccacagcccagagccctctgaaATCTAACCCCCCACAGCAGCTATACAGGGagagccagccctgccagcagagGTGCCAACTGGCACTGGCCTACACTACccactgcagggagggggctcgtTTCACAGCTGCTTGCCTTCAAAAGGAGAGTCTgtgccagctgggaggggtgggggaagatgccCTGTCTTCCAGACAGGTCTGCCTGCCAGCCTCCAGGATGCCAGCCAGGGTGGTCTGCCCCCAGCCTCCAGGGGGCACCAGCTGGGGGGTGAGAGGTTGGCCTGCCAGCCTCCAGGGTGCCAGCCGGGAAGGGTCATCCAGCTGGGAATGTCTGCCCCCAAGCCTCCAGGGGGCACCAGCCTGGGGGGTCCACTCACCAGCCTCCAGGGGTGCCAGCATGGGGGGgtggctgcctgccagcctgCAAAGTGCACCAGCCGGGGGGGTCTGCCCACCAGCCTCCAGGGGTGCCAGCATGGGGAGTGGTTTCTTGCCATCCTCCAGGGGTTCCAGCCAGGGGGCGTCTGCCCCCCAGCTTCCAGGGGGTGCCAACTGGGGAGGTCTGTCCCACAGCCTCCGGGGGTGTCAGCCGCGGGGGTCTGCCTGCCACCCTCCAGTGGTCACCAGTGTGGGGGGATCTGCCCACCAGACTCCAGGGGGCACCTGCTGGGGaggtctgccccccccccccccccaacctccaggGGATGACAGCCGGGGAAGGTCTGTGCACTAGCCTCCAGCAGGATGCAAATGGAGACTACACAAAGGATCCCATGCATCAGGTTGCCAGGCCCTGCACTTAGAATAACTTTGCTTGGCTCCCACCCCCTCAGTCCTTTTCTGCCCCTGAGTGGTCCCTGTGTTCAGCCCAGCAAGCCAGTGGAGCTCGGAGGTTAGAGGTGGAAAAGGCCCAGCAGCTCAGCCTGTCCAGCTCCTGGGGCCAGCCAGGATCCGGCCCTGTCAGGTGCTGTCCAGCCCTAGCTATAAAAAAGTGTTGAGGGATGGATCTCCCCTGGGAGCCAATCACCCAGCCCCTCCGATCTCACAGCCAGGCAGCTTCCCACGAGCTCCATCCTGAATTCCCCCTCTGCAGTGCGTCTCGTCAGGCGAGCTGAAGCTCTGGGCCTCATGGAAACAGAATCCAGAGCCGGAGGTCACCCAAGGCTACCTCcctggttcccagaccagtcccTGCTGGACAGCGACTAgcagtgtggggcccagagcTGAACGCAATTACCCCAGGGGCTGGGGACAGCAAAAGAACCTAGGGGAAATGCCTCGGGAACAAGGCTGCTCAACCTAGGAGCGGCCCCACCGTGGGGATGCTGTGATGCAGAGGTCCGCAGAGGTGAAGCGCGAACGCCCAACCCCGCCCTCCGACCCACCTTGAGCCCCAGAGGGACTAGGCGGATTCTGGGGCTGGGCCAAGCTGGATACCCTCTGATCAAGAAGGGTGAAACTCACTGGGTCTGTCTGGTCCCTGTTCTGCCTGCACAGGTCCTTTGCAGTGGGAAGCCAGGGTCTCCAGAGCGGTGGGAATCTGCGAAGTGAGACAAGAAGAGGGGGTGAAGTGGGCCAGTCAGCGGTCATCAAGCCCAGGGTGCTATCATGCTGAGAAGCCCCAGCTCGTCACAGCTGATAGAGCCGTGGCATCACACAAGCACCAACGCAAATGCAGGCCCATAGTGCCTGCACACCCacacagggcaagggtgttctcAGCACTAAAATCCCCtgtcctgcagcccccccacaTTCACACACAAACGCAGCGATGCAGCCCCGTCCCCAGCCCTCCGCCTCCCCCGCTCCGGGGGATTTGTTTTTTGTGGGCAGACCCTGTCCCCAGACTGCCAGCGGTTTTGCAGGATGATCCTCGGAAGCCCTAAGCTTTGCAGTGCCAAGGGATGGTCGGGAaggggaaagcgctgcagtcccCACCCTAACCCTCCCCCAAAAGTAGAGCTCAGGGGCTAAGGGCTAGCAGTGACAGCAGGAGAGTTCCTGCATCGTGATCCTCTGACACAGCCTCAAGGTGTCCCCATCTGGGAGGTGGGTTTAGGGGCCTGTTTCTGAGCCCCCAGCGCAGAAGGGAAGAGAAGCACAAAGCCCTTATTAACAATCACAGACAGACGCACCCTATTCCGTATGACACTCCCCGCCACCACCCCTTTGCCAAAAGCAGCAAGACAGAGTGCCACACTTCCCCCTCTGCCGGCCCCGTCTCCTCTGACTCGGCTGCGCCAGCCACAGAGCGGGTAATGGGCTCTGTGGCCACAAGACCCTCATTACCTTCTGCCTTGTTCTTGGCCCTGCACAGGGCATccacagccccaggcagctggggggccccagagccagccggcCAGCCCGAGGGGAGCGTGGACAGAAGCATCCATGGTGTGAGCTGGCGAAGAAGGAGCAAGGTCTCTCTGTCTGGCCTGTCCTAGGAGCTCTTTATagccctcccagcctggctggggCTGGTGAAGGGGGAGAGCAGGAGGTCCCAGGGTGTCCAGCATGTCCCAGTTGAGTAAACAgtggctcagcaggaggctgggggggcacCATCAGCTCCggtggaaaaacaaaacacagaagggAAAAGTTAGACACCATTTGTGAGAAATGCCCCAgggagtcagggggagcggggcggggacaATTAATGAGGGTGATTAGGAGCTTTGTCCCCATTACCCTAAGGGAGGGGACTGGAGGGGCAGTAATGTGAGGAGGAAATGGGTCTGTGCAGGATGGCCCAGCTAATGGAGAGAAGGCCAgaaggaaagagagggaggagagagtgaCTTTCGAGGGAGGGGGGCAAGGaacagaggaggggaggagagagaggcgtGAGATTTCAAGGCTGTAACAAAGGGGTAAAAAGGGAAGCAGGCCTGGCTCGGTACTAGTTGGGGGTTTCTCACTGCAGGCCCCATCCGGCTGCCAAGGGCACCCACAGGGCAGGGTCGGGCCTTGGGCTCAGAGTCCCTGCTCTCAAGTCACTGCTGTGTAGGCTGGACAGCACCAGGGCAGCCCAGAGATCCAGCCCCAGCAGCACCGGGCGGGGCGGGACGCACATAGTCAAAAGGATTTGCTGTCTGGGATGTAGGTGCGCGGGGAGCAGCCCTGCAAGGGAAAGCGACACTTCGGCTCCTCCTCCGGGGCTGAGCTGCATCACTGATTGCGGGAGAAACAGGCGACTGGTGCCTCTGGGGCAGCACAAGGCAGCCAGATCCCCCTAGGCCTGTGTTCTCTGGCAAGAGAGTGATGGATAATTCAGCAGGGGTGATCAATGGGGCAGCCCCATTGCAACTGGAGATTACAGGCCCTGCTTTTGTCTAGCTTGGTGTATTCCAGGACTTTCAGGGAGCCAGTTCCCGCTTCCCAGCCCCAAGGCTCAGCAGGAGAGACTCTTTCCCAAGCATTCTGCCCTCCCAGCCTAGCATGGGGCTATGCCACTGCTAGGGGCAGCCCTGTGCGTCTCCCTAAATGAGCTTGTTTTCAGCTGGGCATTGCCAGCAGGCGCTGGGCTGTTAGCAGGGGCTCCCTGGGGAGCGGGTCTCTGGAATTTCCCTGGCAGACCAGCCTCGCAGAGCCCTCTCACCCGCCCAGGGGGGACAGTCCATGCACCTTCCACTAAGCCCCTGCCAGAGCTGCCTTCCCAGCACTGGGCAACTTGCCCCCTTCCCACCTTGCGCCTTCTCACTGACAGTGCAAAGGGCGTGCAAAACCGGCCCAGAGCCAAACAGCACcatttctcccctgctctgtaCAAGGGATATGCTGCACAGGGCACAAGGCTGGGACCAACCAGGCCCCATGACTCATGCCCCCCCACGCCGCTCTACTTCCCAGTCTGCCCGTCACCCGATTCCTCCCCTCTGGCCTTGGGGAGGCATTGCTCTAGTATCTGCAACACCAGAGGGAGCCTCTGATAATGATAGCCCCGAAGGGGCCCTAATGAAGCTTTAATAGGATTTGTTACAGGCCTCTGATTAACACTGACTCTGcaatgcatccgctgaagtgagctgtagctcacgaaagcttatgctcaaataaattggttagtctctaaggtgccacaagtcctccttttctttttgcggatacagactcacacggctgctacttggAAAACTGGCTCTGCAGTGACATCTCCACCTCCCGCCCTGGCCGGGCCAGCTTCCCCTTTACCCAGCCCTGGGAAATCTCTacccaggctggggccacagccccCACTTCCCAAGCCCTACCTTTGGGCCAGGAGGAAGGAGTTGGAGGGAATTTTCCCAGCTGAGTCAGCACAGCCTGGAAAAAACCTACAGGGAGGGACTTTGCACACGGCACACCTCAGAGCACCTGAATCGCTAAGCGTTGCAAGCCCTGAGTCAGCCTAAtgctgggctgggggcacggTCTCCCCTTCGGAGCTGTATCAACCCCGGCTTACGCTGGGCCCTTCCTCACTGTGGCAGCTGAATTTTTCACTCACCTCCGAGGCTGCACACCTGGAAGCCACCACTCCAGTTCTTTCCTGTCCATGGTCACAGAGCAGGGATCCTACTTCAACAGGTGTTGGCCACTAACTCTGCTCCTGGCAAAGCTATCATTGGCCCTGGAACAAGAAGCTGGGAAAAGGATCCTATGGACAATCCAACTACGGAAAATGCCTGGAGTGACTATTTCTGAGCCGAGCACTGCAGGACTGAGCATGCTGATGACCTATAAAGTGTGCAGCACACCCAGTGATCACACAAGAGTCTCAAGCCATGAAGCCGTCCCTGCTTTCAGTGCAGAAGCTCACTCGTGTCTGATTGTTAATACTTGGTGCTCGATTTCTTGGTACAAGCTACTCCTCAGCTCTGTAAAACATGTCATTTAAAGTTTACTCCCCAACAGTATCTACCGTTACCAGAGAACTCGTCAGCTGCAGCTCGCCCAGCCCTTTACACAGGGGAGATcaataaaacaaatcaaagggTAGCCCAAGCAGAGATGGGACACTTCAAAAGGAGCCAGGCCAGAGATT
This DNA window, taken from Caretta caretta isolate rCarCar2 chromosome 9, rCarCar1.hap1, whole genome shotgun sequence, encodes the following:
- the RIPPLY1 gene encoding protein ripply1, with the translated sequence MLDTLGPPALPLHQPQPGWEGYKELLGQARQRDLAPSSPAHTMDASVHAPLGLAGWLWGPPAAWGCGCPVQGQEQGRRFPPLWRPWLPTAKDLCRQNRDQTDPARGSETMVDGGSGKASALFRHPVRLFWPRSKSFDYLYSEGEKLLENFPVQATISLYEDSDSEEEEEGWGEEGQAEEWGQQAEESVLRQEASCHQGPAGASQPIKLCLK